One part of the Marinobacterium rhizophilum genome encodes these proteins:
- the dnaG gene encoding DNA primase — MAGRIPQYFIDDLLARVNIIDVVDGRVERLKRAGKNYSGLCPFHKEKSPSFSVSPEKQFYYCFGCGAGGNAIGFLMEYDRLDFPVAVEELARLAGMEVPRENSSPQQAQREKQLKDLYGILDEAARFFQQQLTQHPQRDSAVNYLKGRGLSGQAAKAFGIGYAPPGWDNLMQALGGDKQRIEALEQAGMLIHNEERNSHYDRFRERIMFPIRDMRGRVIAFGGRVLGDEKPKYLNSPETETFHKGRELYGLYEARQTNSQLKRLLIVEGYMDVVGLAQHGIHYAVATLGTATSAQHLERLFKVVPEVVFCFDGDAAGRKAAGRALETTLPVIRDGQEARFLFLPEGEDPDSLVRSEGRDAFQTRIDQSQPLSEYFFRSQTEEADLESMDGRARFSTRALPLIRAMQPSLLQQMMLERICEITGLSLEQINSVINLHQATTDSAVAERPQPPTQQASPSHRSAGSRPGGHSEPDPYAGQLYEPRGDSGMPGQRSRARGKTGNLDLCDKAISCLLHFPELATSLPPASELQGTAERNADMLIALLGYLQSTAGASLGTLVIDWQEDPQRAAWLMMLNEIAHNTPLQQGAERELQDTIARLLRERRPEMELDALLKKNRQSPLTQDEKQRLNALLTSRHS; from the coding sequence ATGGCAGGTCGTATTCCGCAATATTTTATCGACGACCTTCTGGCCCGCGTCAATATCATTGACGTCGTCGACGGCCGCGTTGAACGCCTCAAGCGCGCCGGCAAGAACTACTCCGGGCTCTGCCCGTTCCACAAGGAAAAGTCCCCCTCCTTCAGCGTGAGCCCCGAGAAGCAGTTCTACTACTGTTTTGGCTGTGGCGCAGGCGGCAATGCCATCGGCTTCCTGATGGAATACGATCGCCTCGACTTTCCCGTTGCCGTGGAAGAACTCGCCCGCCTGGCCGGCATGGAAGTGCCGCGCGAAAACAGCAGCCCGCAGCAGGCCCAGCGCGAAAAGCAGCTCAAGGACCTTTACGGCATCCTGGATGAAGCCGCGCGCTTCTTTCAGCAACAGCTGACCCAGCACCCCCAGCGTGACAGCGCCGTGAACTACCTCAAGGGACGCGGTCTCAGCGGCCAGGCCGCCAAGGCCTTCGGTATTGGCTACGCCCCGCCCGGCTGGGACAACCTGATGCAGGCGCTGGGCGGCGACAAGCAGCGTATCGAGGCGCTGGAGCAGGCCGGCATGCTGATCCACAACGAAGAGCGCAACAGCCACTATGACCGCTTTCGCGAACGCATCATGTTTCCTATCCGGGACATGCGCGGCCGCGTCATCGCCTTCGGCGGCCGGGTGCTGGGCGACGAAAAACCCAAGTACCTCAACTCGCCCGAAACCGAGACTTTCCACAAGGGCCGCGAGCTGTACGGCCTCTATGAAGCGCGCCAGACCAACAGCCAGCTCAAGCGCCTGCTGATCGTGGAAGGCTACATGGATGTTGTGGGCCTGGCCCAGCATGGTATTCACTACGCGGTGGCGACGCTGGGCACCGCCACCAGCGCCCAGCACCTGGAGCGGCTGTTCAAGGTCGTCCCCGAAGTGGTGTTCTGTTTCGATGGCGATGCCGCCGGTCGCAAGGCCGCCGGGCGCGCACTGGAAACCACCCTGCCGGTGATCCGCGATGGCCAGGAAGCGCGCTTCCTGTTTTTGCCCGAAGGCGAAGACCCGGACAGCCTGGTGCGCAGCGAAGGACGGGATGCATTCCAGACCCGCATCGACCAGTCGCAGCCGCTGTCGGAGTATTTCTTCCGCTCCCAGACCGAGGAGGCGGATCTTGAAAGCATGGATGGCCGCGCACGCTTCAGCACCCGCGCCCTGCCCCTGATCCGCGCCATGCAGCCGAGCCTGCTGCAACAAATGATGCTCGAGCGTATCTGCGAAATCACCGGGCTGTCACTGGAACAGATCAACAGCGTCATCAACCTGCACCAGGCCACCACAGACAGCGCGGTAGCGGAACGCCCACAGCCGCCCACCCAGCAGGCTTCCCCGAGCCACCGCAGCGCAGGATCACGCCCTGGCGGCCACTCAGAGCCGGATCCTTACGCAGGCCAGCTTTACGAACCCCGCGGGGACAGCGGCATGCCCGGACAGCGAAGCCGGGCCCGCGGCAAGACCGGCAACCTCGACCTGTGCGACAAGGCCATCTCCTGCCTGCTGCACTTCCCGGAGCTGGCCACCAGCCTGCCGCCTGCCAGCGAACTGCAGGGCACGGCGGAGCGCAATGCCGATATGCTGATCGCCCTGCTGGGGTATCTGCAGAGCACCGCCGGCGCCTCCCTGGGCACCCTGGTCATCGACTGGCAGGAAGACCCGCAACGCGCCGCCTGGCTGATGATGCTGAATGAAATCGCCCACAACACCCCCCTGCAGCAGGGCGCCGAACGCGAGCTGCAGGACACCATCGCCCGCCTGCTGCGCGAACGCCGGCCGGAAATGGAGCTAGATGCGCTGCTGAAGAAAAACCGCCAGTCCCCCCTGACCCAGGACGAAAAGCAGCGACTCAACGCCCTGCTGACCAGCCGGCACAGTTAA
- the rpsU gene encoding 30S ribosomal protein S21, protein MPSVKVKENEPFDVALRRFKRSCEKAGVLAEVRRREFYEKPTSVRKRKAAAAVKRHMKKVSREQSRRVRLY, encoded by the coding sequence ATGCCTAGCGTAAAAGTTAAAGAAAACGAGCCGTTTGACGTAGCCCTGCGTCGTTTCAAGCGTTCCTGCGAAAAAGCCGGCGTTCTGGCTGAAGTTCGTCGTCGCGAGTTCTACGAAAAGCCCACTTCTGTTCGCAAGCGCAAAGCTGCTGCAGCCGTTAAACGTCACATGAAGAAGGTTTCCCGCGAGCAGTCTCGCCGCGTACGCCTTTACTAA
- the rpoD gene encoding RNA polymerase sigma factor RpoD → MTDTSQQQSRLKELIARGKEQGYLTYSEVNDHLPEDIADPDQVEDIIRMINELGISVTEEAPDAETLLMTEGDSAEEADEDAVAALAAVDSDAGRTTDPVRMYMREMGTVELLTREGEILIAKRIEEGIREVMSALACFPGSVETLLGAYEVTLQEEGRLSDIFSGYIDPDESNFVLEVPETEEVDEEDDEDDDDDDDDDSDDDTEEKDRGPDPEEARQRFANLLDKLEAVNLALVNGDRTSPAALEALTTLGEAFSPIKLSPRYYELLVTRVRACVARIREQERSIMRICTQRAQMPRRDFIKAFPGNESNTQWFEEIIAKGPAYAGAMQRNLVDLKRAQKKLIQIQDEAKIDLAEIKEINRRMSIGEARARRAKKEMVEANLRLVISIAKKYTNRGLQFLDLIQEGNIGLMKAVDKFEYRRGYKFSTYATWWIRQAITRSIADQARTIRIPVHMIETINKLNRISRQMLQEMGREATPEELAERMDMPEDKIRKVLKIAKEPISMETPIGDDEDSSLGDFIEDITLSSPVDSATGEGLREATREVLAGLTAREAKVLRMRFGIDMNTDHTLEEVGKQFDVTRERIRQIEAKALRKLRHPSRSDHLRSFLDE, encoded by the coding sequence ATGACAGATACCTCTCAGCAGCAATCTCGTCTCAAGGAACTGATCGCCCGAGGCAAGGAACAGGGTTACCTGACCTATTCCGAGGTAAACGATCATCTGCCAGAAGATATCGCTGATCCGGATCAGGTCGAAGACATCATCCGCATGATCAACGAGCTGGGCATCTCCGTTACCGAAGAAGCTCCGGATGCCGAAACACTGCTCATGACCGAAGGCGACTCGGCCGAAGAAGCTGACGAGGACGCGGTTGCCGCGCTCGCAGCTGTCGACTCCGATGCCGGACGCACCACGGACCCGGTCCGCATGTACATGCGTGAAATGGGTACGGTCGAACTGCTGACCCGCGAAGGCGAAATTCTGATCGCCAAACGCATCGAGGAAGGCATTCGCGAAGTCATGTCGGCCCTGGCCTGCTTCCCGGGCTCGGTGGAAACCCTGCTCGGCGCCTATGAAGTCACACTGCAGGAAGAAGGTCGTCTGAGCGACATCTTCAGCGGCTACATCGATCCCGACGAAAGCAACTTCGTACTCGAAGTGCCCGAGACCGAAGAAGTCGACGAAGAAGACGACGAAGACGATGACGACGACGATGACGACGACAGCGATGACGACACCGAGGAAAAGGACCGCGGTCCCGACCCCGAGGAAGCCCGCCAGCGTTTCGCCAACCTGCTGGACAAGCTTGAAGCCGTAAACCTCGCGCTGGTTAACGGTGACCGCACGTCACCCGCCGCACTGGAAGCCCTGACAACCCTGGGCGAAGCCTTCTCGCCGATCAAGCTGTCGCCGCGCTACTACGAGCTGCTGGTAACCCGTGTGCGCGCCTGCGTTGCCCGCATCCGCGAACAGGAAAGGTCCATCATGCGCATCTGCACCCAGCGTGCCCAGATGCCCCGTCGCGACTTTATCAAGGCCTTCCCCGGCAACGAGTCCAATACCCAGTGGTTTGAAGAAATCATCGCCAAAGGCCCGGCCTACGCCGGCGCCATGCAGCGTAACCTGGTAGACCTGAAGCGGGCACAGAAAAAGCTGATCCAGATCCAGGACGAGGCCAAGATCGACCTCGCCGAGATCAAGGAAATCAATCGTCGCATGTCGATTGGTGAAGCCCGCGCCCGCCGCGCCAAAAAGGAAATGGTCGAGGCCAACCTGCGTCTGGTTATCTCCATCGCCAAGAAGTACACCAACCGTGGCCTGCAGTTCCTGGATTTGATCCAGGAGGGCAACATCGGCCTGATGAAGGCGGTGGACAAGTTCGAATACCGTCGCGGCTACAAGTTCTCGACCTACGCCACCTGGTGGATTCGTCAGGCGATTACGCGCTCCATTGCCGACCAGGCACGCACCATCCGTATTCCGGTGCACATGATTGAGACCATCAACAAGCTCAATCGCATTTCCCGCCAGATGCTGCAGGAAATGGGCCGTGAAGCGACGCCGGAAGAACTGGCCGAGCGCATGGACATGCCGGAAGACAAGATCCGCAAGGTGCTGAAGATCGCCAAGGAACCGATCTCCATGGAAACGCCGATCGGCGACGACGAAGACTCGAGCCTCGGCGACTTCATCGAAGATATCACCCTGTCCTCACCGGTGGATTCCGCCACCGGCGAAGGCCTGCGTGAAGCGACCCGCGAAGTTCTGGCCGGCCTGACCGCCCGCGAAGCCAAGGTGCTGCGCATGCGTTTTGGTATCGACATGAACACCGACCACACGCTGGAAGAGGTCGGCAAGCAGTTCGACGTTACCCGCGAGCGAATTCGCCAGATCGAAGCCAAGGCGTTGCGCAAACTGCGCCACCCCAGCCGCTCCGATCACCTGCGCAGCTTCCTCGACGAGTAA
- a CDS encoding GatB/YqeY domain-containing protein yields MSELKQQISTEMKAAMRAKDKARLGTIRLIMSEIKRIEVDERIELDDTRVLAVLDKMQKQRRDSISQFDTAGRQDLADLERQELEVIKTFLPQPLTEQELADLIAQAISTTAAQSMQDMGKVMAIIKPQIQGRADAGAVSKLVKAQLAG; encoded by the coding sequence ATGTCTGAACTCAAGCAACAGATCAGCACCGAGATGAAAGCTGCCATGCGCGCCAAAGACAAGGCTCGTCTGGGGACCATCCGTCTGATCATGTCTGAGATCAAGCGCATCGAAGTGGATGAACGTATCGAACTGGATGATACCCGCGTGCTGGCCGTGCTCGACAAGATGCAGAAGCAGCGCCGCGATTCAATCTCGCAGTTTGACACAGCGGGTCGCCAGGATCTGGCAGACCTAGAGCGCCAGGAGCTGGAGGTGATTAAAACTTTCCTGCCGCAACCGCTGACAGAACAGGAGCTGGCCGACCTGATTGCCCAGGCCATTAGTACAACCGCTGCCCAGTCGATGCAGGACATGGGCAAGGTCATGGCGATTATCAAGCCACAGATTCAGGGACGCGCCGATGCCGGTGCCGTATCCAAGCTCGTAAAAGCCCAGCTAGCCGGTTAA